Proteins from one Megalopta genalis isolate 19385.01 chromosome 1, iyMegGena1_principal, whole genome shotgun sequence genomic window:
- the LOC143258886 gene encoding uncharacterized protein LOC143258886: MENSTIACIGKSIIDGIEAALSNPVGIQHFRNYLEIRGLLDLMNDIRCLNLYKIGCVFIDELWEEPLLEDLIDKVQAMLKKAEELEGVTEIDRALLESLIEAINSKSSSALLAVLKDIIDRCRNLLKEIHKEYTKYVSEPHPLTK; the protein is encoded by the exons ATGGAGAACTCAACTATAGCTTGCATCGGGAAGAGTATCATAGATGGTATAGAAGCAGCTCTGTCCAATCCGGTTGGCATACAACATTTCAGAAACTACTTGGAGATAAGAGGACTACTTGATTTAATGAACGACATTAGATGCTTGAACTTATACAAAATCGGCTGCGTGTTTATAGA tgAATTGTGGGAGGAACCGCTGCTGGAAGACTTAATAGACAAAGTCCAGGCAATGTTAAAAAAGGCGGAAGAATTGGAAGGTGTTACTGAAATAGATAGGGCTCTTCTGGAGAGTCTCATTGAAGCTATAAATAGTAAGTCGAGCTCTGCATTGTTAGCTGTTCTAAAGGACATCATAGATCGGTGTCGAAATCTTTTGAAGGAAATCCATAAGGAGTACACGAAATACGTGTCAGAGCCGCATCCACTCACAAAATGA
- the LOC117228590 gene encoding uncharacterized protein LOC117228590, with protein sequence MENLTKKFIGCIEKCTSGLSSDELDTITDNIQRTLSHPKGIKIFEKFLEKSEYKNEIKCLDLYKICHGFIDKLEEEPQLEDLIDKVQEVLKMAEELEGVTEIDHAFMTSLVEAINDKSSSALLAVLKDTRERCQNHLRGIHDEFKIYASEPCPLGI encoded by the exons ATGGAGAACTTAACTAAGAAATTCATAGGTTGCATCGAGAAGTGTACTTCCGGTCTGAGCAGCGACGAATTAGATACAATTACAGATAATATACAAAGAACTCTGTCCCATCCGAAAGGCAtaaaaattttcgaaaagtTCTTGGAGAAGAGTGAATATAAGAACGAGATTAAATGCTTGGACTTATACAAAATCTGCCACGGGTTTATAGA taAATTGGAGGAGGAACCGCAGCTGGAAGACTTAATAGACAAAGTCCAGGAAGTGTTAAAAATGGCGGAGGAATTGGAAGGTGTTACTGAAATAGATCACGCTTTTATGACGAGTCTCGTTGAAGCTATAAATGATAAGTCGAGCTCTGCATTGTTAGCTGTTCTAAAGGACACCAGAGAGCGGTGTCAAAATCATTTGAGGGGAATCCATGACGAGTTCAAGATATACGCGTCAGAGCCGTGTCCACTCGGAATATGA